In the Methylomonas rhizoryzae genome, one interval contains:
- the fabG gene encoding 3-oxoacyl-ACP reductase FabG — protein MDKKLAIVTGASRGIGRAIAERLLADGFFVVGTATSDSGADAISAYLGDNGKGFKLNVADATDIDVFIKTVDESYGTPAVLVNNAGITRDNLLMRMKDEDWDDIINTNLTSIFRMSKAVMRGMMKARYGRIINISSVVGSTGNAGQANYAAAKAGMVGFAKSMAKEIGSRGITVNTVAPGFIDTDMTKELPEEVKKNLLSAIAVGRLGQPEEIAHAVSFLASEQASYITGETLHVNGGMYMP, from the coding sequence ATGGATAAGAAACTTGCCATCGTCACGGGCGCCAGCCGTGGCATAGGCCGAGCGATTGCGGAAAGATTGCTGGCCGACGGATTTTTCGTGGTGGGCACAGCCACTTCCGACAGCGGCGCAGACGCTATTTCCGCTTACCTAGGCGATAACGGTAAAGGCTTTAAATTAAACGTTGCCGATGCCACCGACATCGACGTCTTCATCAAAACGGTGGACGAAAGCTACGGTACCCCGGCCGTCCTGGTCAACAATGCCGGCATTACCCGCGACAACTTGCTGATGCGCATGAAGGACGAAGACTGGGACGACATCATCAACACCAATCTGACCTCCATCTTCCGCATGAGCAAGGCGGTGATGCGCGGCATGATGAAAGCCCGTTACGGCCGCATCATCAACATTTCGTCGGTTGTCGGCTCCACCGGCAACGCCGGACAGGCCAACTACGCGGCGGCCAAGGCCGGCATGGTCGGCTTCGCAAAATCCATGGCTAAAGAGATAGGTTCGCGCGGCATTACCGTCAACACCGTGGCCCCGGGTTTCATCGATACCGACATGACTAAAGAATTGCCGGAAGAAGTCAAGAAAAATCTGCTTTCCGCTATAGCAGTCGGCCGTCTCGGCCAACCGGAAGAAATCGCTCACGCGGTCAGCTTCCTGGCATCCGAGCAAGCGTCCTACATTACCGGCGAAACACTGCACGTCAACGGCGGCATGTACATGCCTTAA
- a CDS encoding MgtC/SapB family protein: MSGNPVESVAVPTVTGGMHLADLSNFKALGIALAIGLLIGLERGWQMRDKAEGMRVAGLRTHGLLGLLGGVWALIAQQLGPLLLGLVFLSLSLILLVAYRGGVKRFADLSITGSVASLLTFSLGALTLSGHSMLAVAAAVVVTSLLGYKPLLHDWISRLDQEEVHATLKLLLISVVVLPVLPNRDIVSWAPVNLYQIWWMVVLIAAISYLGYFAIRIAGDRHGPLLTGICGGLVSSTVVTLNLSRLAVQLPGLHNALAAGILTACATMPARIVLLSWLFNKALFQCLWPALVLMSVSTYLAAFLLWRSAADYREQQAFKLENPFQLGTALKFGALLLAVMLLTQWMRDYFGDMGTYVLAAISGIADVDAITLSLAQMGKSTMQTQTAAYAILLAVISNTGFKVTLTWVLGDSRLASLVGGISVLSLGLAGLVLAVQ; encoded by the coding sequence ATGAGCGGTAATCCCGTTGAATCGGTAGCGGTACCTACGGTAACGGGCGGCATGCATTTGGCCGATTTATCGAATTTCAAAGCACTGGGCATCGCGTTGGCGATCGGTTTGTTGATAGGCTTGGAACGGGGCTGGCAGATGCGCGACAAGGCCGAAGGCATGCGGGTGGCCGGATTGCGTACTCACGGTTTGTTGGGGCTGTTGGGCGGGGTGTGGGCGCTGATCGCGCAGCAATTGGGCCCTTTGTTACTGGGGCTGGTGTTTTTGAGTTTGTCTTTGATTTTGCTGGTCGCCTACCGCGGCGGGGTAAAACGCTTCGCAGACTTGAGCATTACCGGCAGCGTAGCCTCCTTGTTGACCTTTTCGCTGGGGGCGTTGACCTTAAGCGGACATAGTATGTTGGCGGTGGCCGCGGCAGTCGTGGTGACCTCGTTGCTAGGTTATAAGCCGCTATTGCACGATTGGATAAGCCGGCTGGACCAAGAGGAAGTACACGCCACATTAAAGCTGTTGTTGATTTCCGTGGTAGTGTTGCCGGTATTGCCGAACCGGGACATCGTGTCTTGGGCGCCGGTAAACCTTTACCAAATCTGGTGGATGGTGGTGCTGATCGCCGCGATTTCGTATTTGGGGTATTTTGCGATACGCATCGCCGGCGATAGGCACGGCCCGCTATTGACCGGGATTTGCGGAGGATTGGTTTCTTCCACCGTGGTGACCTTGAATCTGTCGCGTCTGGCTGTGCAGCTACCGGGCTTGCATAACGCGCTGGCGGCCGGTATTTTGACCGCTTGCGCGACCATGCCGGCCCGTATCGTTTTACTGTCGTGGTTGTTCAATAAAGCCTTGTTTCAGTGTTTGTGGCCGGCATTGGTCTTGATGAGCGTGTCCACCTATCTGGCGGCATTCCTGCTATGGCGTTCGGCGGCGGATTATCGAGAGCAACAGGCATTTAAGCTGGAAAATCCGTTTCAATTGGGTACGGCTTTGAAATTCGGTGCCTTGCTGTTGGCCGTTATGTTACTGACTCAATGGATGCGGGATTATTTCGGCGACATGGGTACTTATGTACTGGCGGCGATTTCCGGTATTGCCGATGTGGATGCGATAACCTTGTCGCTGGCGCAAATGGGCAAATCTACGATGCAGACGCAAACTGCCGCTTACGCGATTTTGTTGGCGGTGATCAGCAACACCGGGTTTAAAGTCACGTTGACTTGGGTGCTGGGCGATAGCCGGTTGGCCAGCCTGGTCGGCGGGATTTCAGTGTTGAGCTTGGGATTGGCGGGGTTGGTTTTGGCGGTGCAGTAG
- a CDS encoding EAL domain-containing protein, whose amino-acid sequence MDSQLDLFPHFQPIISVANGKIIGYEALARQRNAQNKIVSAGALFSSPDLDAKQRTELDRQVRWKALQKFAELDNSTYLAINISSAWINNLRQLNASPTLKMLEELNIDRQRIIVEITEEHVDLHKLKELVRRYRDQGLRVALDDFGSGAAQLQRVTTLHPDIIKIDMRLFKQASKGGIAGELVNSLTRLGKRTGCQIICEGVETDEEFLFGLNCGAQFVQGHLFSPASAEFKPSNLFEQHIVSLRGKFLKNTLSKLKQEFSAINATKQLIYRLADALQGDFNLNELASWNFTQSGVVRFFLCDNQGNQLSPDFNFQQDKWFTNPRKIGYNWSWRPYFYQLLALETIGDNHRIVTSERYRDFGSELLCKTLSLRLDADRILLVDIVAND is encoded by the coding sequence ATGGACTCACAACTCGACTTATTCCCGCATTTTCAACCCATTATCAGCGTCGCCAACGGCAAAATCATCGGTTACGAGGCTTTAGCTCGACAGCGCAACGCGCAGAACAAAATCGTATCGGCCGGCGCGCTGTTTTCTTCGCCGGATTTAGACGCCAAACAACGTACCGAGCTGGACCGTCAAGTGCGCTGGAAAGCCCTGCAAAAGTTCGCCGAATTGGACAACAGCACTTATTTGGCCATCAATATTTCCTCGGCCTGGATCAACAACCTGAGGCAATTGAACGCCTCGCCCACCCTAAAAATGCTGGAAGAACTGAATATCGACCGGCAGCGGATTATCGTGGAAATCACCGAGGAACATGTCGATTTGCATAAGCTGAAAGAACTGGTACGCCGCTACCGAGACCAAGGGCTCAGAGTCGCGTTGGACGATTTCGGCAGCGGCGCCGCGCAATTGCAACGCGTCACCACCCTACACCCCGACATCATCAAAATCGACATGCGCTTGTTCAAACAAGCCAGCAAGGGCGGCATTGCCGGAGAACTGGTGAACAGCTTGACCCGGCTAGGAAAACGCACCGGCTGTCAAATCATTTGCGAAGGGGTGGAAACTGACGAAGAATTTCTATTCGGTTTGAACTGCGGCGCGCAATTCGTGCAAGGGCATTTATTCTCTCCGGCCAGTGCGGAATTCAAACCTTCCAATTTGTTCGAGCAGCACATCGTGTCCTTGCGCGGCAAATTTTTGAAAAATACCTTAAGCAAACTGAAACAAGAATTCAGCGCCATCAACGCTACCAAACAGCTGATTTACCGCTTGGCCGACGCGCTGCAAGGCGATTTCAACCTGAACGAATTGGCCAGCTGGAATTTTACCCAAAGCGGCGTCGTGCGCTTTTTCTTATGCGACAACCAAGGCAACCAACTTTCCCCCGACTTTAATTTCCAACAGGACAAATGGTTCACCAACCCACGCAAAATCGGCTACAACTGGTCATGGCGCCCTTATTTTTATCAACTGTTGGCTTTGGAAACCATTGGGGATAACCATCGCATCGTCACTTCGGAGCGTTACCGCGACTTCGGTAGCGAGCTTTTGTGCAAAACCCTATCGTTACGCCTGGATGCGGACCGTATTTTATTGGTCGACATCGTAGCCAACGACTAA
- a CDS encoding EVE domain-containing protein, producing MNYWLMKSEPDAFGIDDLQQRPKQTEHWDGVRNYQARNMMRDQMKVGDPIFFYHSNCDLPGIVGIAEVARESYPDFTAFDPDSKYFDPKSNADNPTWFMVDVRFVRKLARTISLQELKPYPELADLALVRRGNRLSIMPVTQPQWEFILSLE from the coding sequence GTGAACTATTGGTTAATGAAATCCGAACCGGACGCGTTCGGCATAGACGACTTGCAGCAACGCCCCAAACAAACCGAACATTGGGACGGGGTGCGAAATTATCAGGCCCGCAACATGATGCGCGATCAAATGAAAGTGGGCGACCCCATCTTTTTTTATCACTCCAACTGCGATTTGCCGGGCATCGTCGGTATCGCCGAGGTAGCCCGGGAAAGTTATCCCGATTTCACCGCCTTCGACCCCGACAGCAAATATTTCGATCCGAAAAGCAATGCGGACAACCCCACTTGGTTTATGGTCGACGTCCGTTTCGTCCGCAAACTCGCGCGCACGATCAGCTTGCAGGAATTGAAACCCTATCCGGAACTGGCAGACTTGGCGCTAGTAAGGCGCGGCAACCGCCTGTCCATCATGCCCGTCACCCAACCGCAGTGGGAATTCATCCTGAGTTTGGAATGA
- the mutY gene encoding A/G-specific adenine glycosylase, translating to MSAALQRPLPTMSPEEFQLRLLAWFDMHGRKDLPWQQDINPYRVWVSEIMLQQTQVSSVIGYYRRFMERFPNIAALAAADTDHVLQYWAGLGYYARARNLHKTAKAIAANGGAFPTGIEELSALPGIGRSTAGAILSIACGQSQPILDGNVKRVLSRFHAVPGWPGNSKVAAQLWEIAGRYTPDRRCGAYTQAMMDLGATLCTRSKPQCKRCPVATGCAAYHANAVADYPAAKPRKILPVKRSYLLVLLDRRQRTLLLKRPPAGIWGGLWSLPEFDDLDRLTAWAGPHGVDRQRIRLLPENRHSFSHYHLDYTPVVAQAQNPTDAVMEANQALWYKFADFDTLGLPAPIKRLLTQLKEDYYG from the coding sequence ATGAGCGCAGCTTTACAGCGCCCGTTACCGACCATGAGCCCGGAAGAATTTCAACTGCGTTTGCTGGCTTGGTTCGACATGCACGGCCGCAAAGACTTGCCGTGGCAGCAAGACATCAACCCCTACCGGGTTTGGGTGTCCGAAATCATGTTGCAGCAAACCCAGGTAAGCAGCGTCATCGGCTATTACCGGCGTTTCATGGAACGTTTTCCCAATATCGCCGCATTGGCCGCCGCCGATACCGACCATGTTCTGCAGTATTGGGCAGGACTAGGTTATTACGCCCGGGCACGCAACTTACACAAAACAGCAAAAGCAATCGCCGCAAACGGTGGCGCCTTTCCGACCGGCATAGAGGAACTGAGTGCTCTGCCCGGCATAGGCCGCTCGACGGCCGGCGCAATCTTGAGTATCGCTTGCGGACAATCCCAGCCCATTTTGGACGGCAACGTCAAACGCGTGTTGAGTCGCTTTCACGCCGTCCCCGGCTGGCCGGGCAACAGCAAAGTCGCCGCACAACTATGGGAAATCGCCGGACGCTATACGCCGGACCGGCGCTGCGGCGCTTACACCCAAGCAATGATGGACTTGGGCGCCACACTCTGTACCCGTAGCAAACCGCAATGCAAGCGCTGTCCGGTTGCCACGGGCTGCGCAGCCTATCACGCAAACGCGGTAGCGGATTACCCGGCCGCCAAACCGCGCAAAATCCTACCGGTAAAACGCAGCTACTTATTGGTATTACTCGATCGCCGGCAGCGTACCTTGCTGCTCAAGCGCCCGCCGGCCGGCATTTGGGGGGGCTTGTGGAGCTTGCCCGAATTCGACGATCTGGACCGGTTGACCGCTTGGGCCGGGCCGCACGGCGTAGATAGGCAACGCATTCGCTTGCTCCCCGAAAACCGGCACAGCTTTTCTCACTACCATCTGGATTACACCCCCGTCGTCGCTCAGGCACAAAACCCTACTGATGCTGTGATGGAAGCAAATCAAGCGCTCTGGTATAAATTCGCCGACTTCGATACGCTCGGACTACCGGCGCCTATCAAGCGCCTGTTAACACAACTGAAAGAGGACTACTATGGCTAG
- a CDS encoding oxidative damage protection protein → MARMVKCVKLGMEAEGLEAPPFPGPKGQRIFEQVSKQAWKDWLAMQTMIINEQRLASFDPMTKKILEVEREKFLFSGGFEMPEGYVQPKAE, encoded by the coding sequence ATGGCTAGAATGGTTAAATGCGTAAAACTGGGTATGGAAGCGGAAGGCTTGGAGGCCCCGCCGTTTCCCGGCCCTAAAGGTCAGCGCATTTTCGAACAGGTTTCCAAGCAGGCCTGGAAAGATTGGCTGGCGATGCAAACCATGATTATCAACGAACAGCGGCTGGCCAGTTTCGACCCGATGACCAAGAAAATCCTAGAAGTCGAACGGGAAAAATTTCTGTTCTCCGGCGGCTTCGAAATGCCGGAAGGCTACGTACAGCCCAAGGCTGAATAA
- the cysN gene encoding sulfate adenylyltransferase subunit CysN, producing MSHQSDLIATDINAYLAQHERKELLRFLTCGNVDDGKSTLIGRLLHDSKMIYEDQLAAVAADSVKSGTTGAGKIDLALLVDGLQAEREQGITIDVAYRYFSTSTRKFIIADTPGHEQYTRNMATGASTCDLAVILIDARYGVQTQTKRHSFIASLLGIKHIIVAVNKMDLVAYSEATFNHIKADYLAFVQSLDLHDIYFIPMSALDGDNVVNPSDNMPWYNGKPMMELLNTIEIGNDHNFADARFPVQYVNRPNLDFRGFCGTVASGVFRQGDEVTALPSGKTSHVKSIVTFDGELPEAFAAMAVTLTLTDEIDISRGDVIVGKHQAAPSVADKFKATIVWMTEQPMTPGRQYLLKLASRSVSGSISMIHHRIDVNTLEHHDANELKLNEIGYCTVAVNAPVVFDPYKLNKATGSFIVIDRLTNITVGAGMIAGDASAEDWSPVSAEERATRFGQTAGAIVLSGAAAQDAAYRLERKLFDTGHAATILETVSDELVTAVKNAGLLCICVQAKPAQYEVAFDCSEYSVDEIYAALKNRSLIR from the coding sequence ATGTCCCACCAATCCGACCTCATCGCTACCGACATCAACGCCTACCTGGCGCAACACGAACGTAAAGAGCTACTGCGCTTTTTGACCTGCGGCAACGTCGACGACGGCAAGAGCACCTTGATAGGCCGCTTGTTGCACGACTCCAAGATGATTTACGAAGACCAATTGGCCGCCGTCGCGGCCGACAGCGTCAAATCCGGCACCACCGGCGCCGGCAAGATCGACTTGGCCCTGCTGGTCGACGGCTTGCAGGCCGAGCGCGAGCAAGGCATTACCATTGACGTGGCCTACCGTTATTTCTCGACTTCGACCCGCAAATTCATCATCGCCGACACCCCGGGCCACGAGCAGTACACCCGCAACATGGCCACCGGCGCCTCGACCTGCGATTTGGCGGTGATTCTGATCGACGCCCGTTACGGCGTGCAAACCCAAACCAAACGCCACAGCTTCATTGCTTCGCTGCTGGGCATCAAGCACATCATCGTCGCGGTCAATAAAATGGATTTGGTGGCGTATAGCGAAGCAACCTTCAATCACATCAAGGCCGATTACCTGGCTTTCGTACAATCCTTGGATTTGCACGATATTTATTTCATCCCGATGTCGGCGTTGGATGGCGACAATGTGGTAAACCCCAGCGACAACATGCCCTGGTATAACGGCAAGCCGATGATGGAATTGCTGAATACCATAGAAATCGGCAACGACCACAATTTCGCCGATGCCCGCTTCCCGGTGCAATACGTGAACCGGCCGAATCTGGATTTTCGCGGTTTTTGCGGTACCGTGGCGTCCGGCGTGTTTCGGCAAGGCGACGAAGTGACTGCGCTGCCGTCCGGCAAAACCAGCCATGTCAAATCCATTGTGACTTTCGACGGCGAATTGCCGGAGGCCTTTGCCGCCATGGCGGTCACGCTGACTCTGACCGACGAAATCGACATTAGCCGCGGCGACGTCATCGTCGGCAAACACCAAGCCGCGCCTAGCGTGGCGGATAAATTCAAGGCAACCATCGTGTGGATGACCGAACAGCCGATGACGCCCGGACGGCAATATCTGCTGAAATTGGCTAGCCGTAGCGTGTCCGGATCGATTTCGATGATTCATCACCGCATCGATGTGAACACCTTGGAGCACCACGACGCCAACGAATTGAAGTTGAACGAAATCGGCTATTGCACGGTGGCAGTCAATGCCCCTGTAGTATTTGACCCCTATAAATTGAACAAAGCCACCGGTTCGTTCATTGTAATCGACCGCTTGACCAACATTACCGTCGGCGCCGGTATGATAGCCGGCGATGCCAGTGCAGAAGATTGGTCGCCGGTTAGCGCGGAAGAGCGGGCCACCCGTTTCGGCCAAACCGCCGGCGCCATCGTGTTAAGCGGCGCGGCGGCCCAGGACGCAGCCTATCGCTTGGAGCGAAAGTTGTTCGATACCGGTCACGCGGCCACCATTCTGGAAACTGTGAGCGACGAATTGGTAACCGCAGTCAAAAATGCCGGCTTGCTGTGTATTTGCGTGCAAGCAAAACCGGCGCAATACGAGGTGGCTTTCGATTGCAGCGAATACAGCGTCGACGAAATCTATGCAGCACTGAAAAATCGCAGTTTGATCCGCTAA
- a CDS encoding ATP-binding protein — MINSVELKNFGPIDDLSWSNLGRVNLVIGGNSAGKTCLLKSLYTAIRTLEEYKRGNEPRSASEILASKLYWTFQPDNRIGDLVSKNSDQPLDFKFTVDDKDFSYTFGKDTTKAIPRLENHVAPRGDSNSIFLPAKEVLSIHNIIIKSREQDNAYGFDDTYYDLAKALSQVPRKGGNSKEFSQSRKSLEDMFGGKVEYDQPSSRWQFKKGNQRFSIGVTAEGSKKIAILDTLLGNRYLSDRSIVFIDEPESALHPKAISILLDIVSALASRGIQFFIASHSYFVVKKLFLIAQQQKISIPVLSNQEGWVQSDLLKDFPDNPIIDEATRLFKEEISLPA, encoded by the coding sequence ATGATTAATAGTGTAGAGCTTAAAAATTTTGGTCCAATTGATGATTTAAGCTGGTCCAATTTGGGAAGAGTTAACTTGGTTATTGGTGGTAATAGCGCGGGTAAAACTTGTCTATTAAAGTCCCTTTATACCGCAATACGAACTTTGGAAGAATACAAAAGGGGTAATGAACCTCGCTCTGCATCGGAGATTTTGGCTTCCAAGCTATACTGGACTTTTCAGCCAGATAACAGAATTGGTGATTTGGTTTCTAAAAACTCAGATCAACCTCTTGACTTTAAGTTTACCGTTGATGACAAGGATTTTTCTTACACATTTGGAAAAGATACTACAAAGGCTATTCCTAGGCTTGAGAATCATGTAGCTCCAAGAGGAGATAGCAATTCTATTTTTTTGCCTGCAAAGGAAGTTCTATCAATTCATAACATAATAATTAAGTCTCGTGAACAAGATAATGCTTATGGATTTGATGATACTTACTATGATTTGGCAAAAGCTCTAAGCCAAGTGCCGAGAAAAGGTGGAAACTCCAAGGAGTTTTCGCAGTCTAGGAAGTCTTTAGAGGATATGTTTGGTGGCAAGGTAGAATACGACCAACCATCGAGTCGTTGGCAATTTAAGAAAGGTAACCAGAGGTTTTCAATTGGAGTTACAGCCGAAGGTAGCAAAAAAATAGCCATACTGGATACTTTATTAGGAAACCGCTATTTGTCAGATCGTTCTATAGTTTTCATTGATGAGCCTGAATCAGCACTTCATCCCAAAGCTATTTCGATTTTGCTGGATATTGTCTCTGCCCTTGCTAGTCGAGGCATCCAATTCTTTATAGCCAGCCATTCTTATTTTGTTGTCAAAAAGTTATTTCTAATAGCTCAACAACAAAAAATTTCAATCCCGGTTCTATCAAACCAAGAAGGTTGGGTTCAATCGGATTTGTTGAAGGATTTTCCAGACAATCCTATTATTGATGAAGCAACGCGGTTGTTTAAAGAAGAAATAAGCCTGCCAGCCTGA
- the cysD gene encoding sulfate adenylyltransferase subunit CysD, with product MTDYKLTHLKQLEAESIHIIREVAAEFEKPVMLYSIGKDSAVMLHLTRKAFFPGKPPFPLLHVDTTWKFREMIEFRDRMAKDLGWDLMVHINEEGVAQGIGPFTHGSKKHTDVMKTDSLKQALNKYQFDAAFGGARRDEEKSRAKERVYSFRDKNHRWDPKNQRPELWNIYNGKIDKGESIRVFPLSNWTELDIWQYIHLENIPIVPLYFAKERPVVNKDGMLIMVDDDRMPLGPDDKIEMKMVRFRTLGCYPLTGAVESTATTLPEIIQEMLLTTTSERQGRLIDHDQAGSMEQKKREGYF from the coding sequence ATGACCGATTATAAACTGACCCATCTAAAGCAACTCGAAGCCGAAAGTATTCACATCATTCGCGAGGTCGCTGCGGAATTCGAAAAGCCGGTGATGCTGTATTCCATCGGCAAGGATTCGGCAGTGATGCTGCACTTGACCCGCAAGGCGTTTTTTCCCGGCAAGCCGCCGTTTCCGCTGTTGCACGTGGATACCACCTGGAAATTCCGCGAAATGATCGAATTCCGCGACCGGATGGCGAAAGACCTGGGTTGGGATTTGATGGTGCACATTAATGAAGAAGGTGTCGCCCAGGGTATAGGGCCCTTTACCCACGGCAGTAAGAAACACACCGACGTGATGAAAACCGATTCCTTAAAGCAAGCCCTAAACAAATATCAATTCGACGCGGCCTTCGGCGGTGCCCGCCGCGACGAGGAAAAATCCCGCGCCAAGGAACGGGTTTACTCGTTCCGCGACAAAAACCACCGCTGGGATCCGAAAAATCAACGGCCGGAGCTGTGGAACATCTACAACGGCAAGATCGACAAGGGCGAGTCCATCCGCGTCTTCCCGCTGTCCAACTGGACCGAATTGGACATCTGGCAATACATCCACCTGGAAAACATCCCTATCGTACCGTTGTATTTCGCCAAGGAACGCCCGGTCGTCAACAAGGACGGCATGCTGATCATGGTCGACGACGACCGCATGCCGCTTGGGCCTGACGATAAAATTGAAATGAAAATGGTGCGTTTCCGTACCTTGGGCTGCTACCCGCTGACCGGCGCGGTCGAATCCACCGCGACCACCTTGCCGGAAATCATTCAGGAAATGTTGCTGACTACCACGTCCGAGCGTCAAGGTCGCTTGATCGACCACGACCAGGCCGGATCGATGGAGCAGAAGAAGCGCGAGGGTTACTTTTAG
- a CDS encoding SulP family inorganic anion transporter encodes MDRKIKHWRQDLPASIVVFLVALPLCLGIALASGAPLFAGVIAGIVGGIVVSWASGSQLSVSGPAAGLTVIVFNAIETLGGYGAFLLSLFMAGVLQLALGYLKAGLIGAFFPSAVIKGMLAAIGLILIIKQIPHATGYDTSFDGDESYMQETAASSFSELVEALEGVSPGATVVSLIALLILVLWESRRIKQIAWLKLIPGPLLAVVWGVAYNAWALQTAPEWAIQDKHLVTLPELGSATNFINQLQLPDFSQWLEPKVYSIAFTLAIIASLETLLSIEAVDKLDPFKRVAPTNRELKAQGLGNMICGLMGGLPITAVIVRSSANINAGGCTRWSSFFHGVLLFVSVIFFAEFLNQIPLACLAAILLQTGYKLAKPALFIEFYRRGWNQFLPFAITVTAILLTDLLVGIAIGMCIGIYFVLRTNFHEAMTLTIHGNHCLLRLHKDVSFLNKAVLRQHLSEIPNDCELLIDGSKALFIDQDILETISDFLLAAPDRGIQVETQGFNPYCVVP; translated from the coding sequence ATGGATCGGAAAATTAAACATTGGCGTCAAGATCTTCCCGCCAGTATTGTGGTGTTCCTGGTGGCTTTGCCGCTATGTTTGGGGATTGCCCTGGCGTCCGGAGCGCCGCTGTTTGCCGGGGTGATTGCCGGCATTGTCGGCGGCATCGTGGTGTCCTGGGCCAGCGGCTCGCAGCTTAGTGTGTCCGGACCGGCGGCGGGATTGACGGTTATCGTGTTCAATGCCATCGAGACGCTAGGCGGCTACGGGGCGTTTTTGCTCAGCTTGTTCATGGCGGGCGTTTTGCAGCTCGCTTTAGGCTATTTGAAAGCCGGCTTGATAGGGGCGTTTTTTCCGTCTGCGGTGATTAAAGGCATGTTGGCGGCGATAGGCTTGATTTTGATCATCAAGCAAATCCCGCACGCAACCGGTTACGATACCAGCTTCGATGGCGACGAAAGTTATATGCAGGAAACCGCCGCCTCCAGCTTTTCGGAGCTGGTAGAAGCGTTGGAAGGCGTCTCGCCGGGCGCTACCGTAGTCAGTCTGATCGCCTTGTTGATACTGGTGCTATGGGAAAGCCGTCGGATTAAACAAATCGCTTGGCTGAAGCTCATCCCCGGCCCGCTGTTGGCGGTGGTTTGGGGCGTGGCTTATAACGCCTGGGCCTTACAAACGGCACCGGAATGGGCGATTCAAGACAAGCATTTGGTAACCTTGCCGGAATTGGGCAGCGCCACCAACTTTATCAATCAGTTGCAATTACCCGATTTTAGTCAATGGCTGGAGCCCAAGGTCTACAGCATTGCCTTCACGCTGGCCATCATTGCCAGTTTGGAAACCTTGTTAAGTATCGAAGCGGTAGACAAGCTGGACCCCTTTAAACGCGTGGCGCCGACTAACCGCGAACTGAAAGCCCAGGGTTTGGGCAACATGATCTGCGGCTTAATGGGCGGCTTGCCGATTACCGCAGTGATCGTGCGTAGTTCCGCCAACATCAATGCCGGCGGCTGTACCCGCTGGTCCAGTTTTTTCCATGGGGTGTTGCTGTTCGTCAGCGTGATTTTTTTTGCCGAGTTTCTGAATCAAATTCCGTTGGCGTGTTTGGCGGCAATCCTGCTGCAAACCGGCTATAAATTAGCCAAACCTGCATTATTTATAGAGTTTTATCGGCGCGGTTGGAATCAGTTTTTACCGTTCGCGATTACCGTAACGGCAATTTTATTGACCGACTTATTGGTGGGGATTGCGATAGGCATGTGCATCGGCATCTATTTTGTGCTGCGTACTAATTTCCACGAGGCGATGACATTGACGATACACGGCAACCATTGCTTGTTGCGCCTGCATAAAGATGTTTCGTTTCTGAATAAAGCGGTGCTGCGGCAGCATTTGAGCGAGATCCCGAACGACTGCGAATTGTTGATAGACGGCAGCAAAGCCCTGTTTATCGATCAAGACATACTGGAAACCATTTCCGATTTTCTATTGGCCGCGCCGGATCGTGGAATTCAAGTGGAAACTCAAGGGTTCAATCCTTATTGCGTAGTCCCTTAG